The Methanosarcina barkeri str. Wiesmoor DNA segment TGTTAGCTGCTGCAACTTCTCCTTGAAGAGCTGCTACAGAATTAAGTTTCAGACTCTCTGATGTACAGTCTCCACCTGCATAGATTCGAGGGTTTGAGGTTCTCATGTACTTATCGACTACAATAGCTCCCTTTTCAATCTTAATCCCGGCTTTCTCAAGATGAAGCTCCTCTATATTCGGAACGCGGCCTGCTCCATGAATTACCATATCCGCACGGAAGCTCTGAGTTTCTGACTCGGTTCCTGATTTGGAACCAGTTCTAACCAGAAAGCCATTAGCGTCTTTTTCGATTGAAGCTACTGGTTTATTCATAAGAATCTTAATTCCTGCGGCTTCGGTCGCTTTTATAAGCAAATTCACCATGTCAACATCAGAGTGCCTCAGGAGCCTTTCACTTCTGTGCAGAATTGTAACCTCTGACATGGCTCTTCGTGCAACATGAGCGAACTCTAAGGAGATGTGACCGCCTCCGATAAAGATAATTCTTTCAGGGAGCTTTTCGGTTTTCATAAACTCTTCACTTGTGGTAACATACTCTTCTCCGGAAATGTTGAGTTTTCTAGGTTTTGAACCTGTAGCAAGAAAAATATATTCTCCTTTAATTTTGTCTTCCCCGGCAACGATTGTGTTTTGATTTTCAAAATAAGCTTTCCCGTGGTATGTATCGATTCCCATTTCAACAAAATGGTTCTCAATTCTTCCAGGACATTCTTTCGTAACTTTCCCTTTGAATTCAATAAGAGAAGGCCAGTCAATTTTTAATGGATAATTTGTCCCTACACCTTTCTCTATTAATCGATTATTTGAATCAGTAACCCCGGCGAGATCTGTGAACATCTTTTTTGTATCACAGCCTCTGGGAGGAGAAATCCCACCATATTCTCCCGAGTCGATAATAGCTATTTTTAATCCTGAATGTGCCACTTTATCCGCAAGGGTTCTGCCCGCAGTTCCAGTTCCAATAATTATAATATCGTAGTCCTTTTCCATAATGCCCCCATTCCCCTATGTCCTCTCTTCTTCTAGCCCACGTGCTTTCTGAAAAAAATAGTAAAAAGCTATCCCCTACGCAAATTTATATTGAATTTATTATATTAAAAGATGGTTAA contains these protein-coding regions:
- a CDS encoding NAD(P)/FAD-dependent oxidoreductase, which gives rise to MEKDYDIIIIGTGTAGRTLADKVAHSGLKIAIIDSGEYGGISPPRGCDTKKMFTDLAGVTDSNNRLIEKGVGTNYPLKIDWPSLIEFKGKVTKECPGRIENHFVEMGIDTYHGKAYFENQNTIVAGEDKIKGEYIFLATGSKPRKLNISGEEYVTTSEEFMKTEKLPERIIFIGGGHISLEFAHVARRAMSEVTILHRSERLLRHSDVDMVNLLIKATEAAGIKILMNKPVASIEKDANGFLVRTGSKSGTESETQSFRADMVIHGAGRVPNIEELHLEKAGIKIEKGAIVVDKYMRTSNPRIYAGGDCTSESLKLNSVAALQGEVAAANILNENSLEVDYTGVPSAVHAIPVLASVGTSASKNSDKYKVIYQDRSNWYTTRKAGMEFAASKVIIDEANNRIVGAYILGPNAEEAINIFAAVIRLGLKASDIKKLVFTYPTTCSDIRYML